Proteins from a single region of Azospira inquinata:
- the bioD gene encoding dethiobiotin synthase: protein MQKGFFIAGTDTEIGKTFTACALLHAARRAGYSALAMKPIAAGVEADGENEDVRRLMANASVAAPRDWVNPYLYDPPIAPHVAAQEAGRPIELPVILDAYAKLQPLAEVVIVEGVGGFRVPLGDTIEAADLAVQLGLPVILAVGVKLGCISHALLTAEAIQARGLTLAGWVANCVDPAMARREENITALETRLAAPRLGTLPFQEQLNPAEAGALLRLP, encoded by the coding sequence ATGCAAAAAGGCTTTTTCATCGCCGGTACGGATACGGAAATCGGCAAGACCTTCACCGCCTGCGCCCTGCTCCACGCCGCCCGCCGGGCCGGATACAGCGCCCTGGCCATGAAGCCCATCGCCGCGGGCGTGGAGGCCGACGGGGAAAACGAAGATGTGCGCCGCCTCATGGCCAATGCCTCCGTGGCCGCCCCCCGGGACTGGGTCAATCCCTACCTCTACGATCCCCCCATCGCCCCCCACGTGGCCGCCCAGGAAGCCGGACGCCCCATTGAACTGCCCGTGATCCTGGACGCCTACGCCAAGCTCCAGCCCCTGGCGGAGGTGGTCATTGTGGAAGGCGTGGGAGGCTTTCGCGTGCCCCTGGGAGACACCATCGAGGCCGCCGATCTGGCGGTCCAACTGGGCCTGCCGGTGATCCTGGCCGTGGGGGTTAAGCTGGGCTGCATCAGCCACGCCCTCCTCACCGCCGAAGCCATCCAGGCCCGGGGCCTGACCCTGGCCGGCTGGGTCGCCAACTGCGTGGATCCGGCCATGGCCCGCCGGGAAGAAAACATCACCGCCCTGGAAACCCGCCTAGCCGCCCCCCGCCTAGGCACCCTGCCCTTCCAGGAACAATTGAATCCGGCGGAAGCGGGGGCGTTGCTGCGTTTGCCTTGA
- a CDS encoding alpha/beta fold hydrolase produces the protein MSGPAASPSALVLIHGWGLDSRVWQGLLSPLHAYLGRDFPLICLDLPGYQGRPDLEDPIARSVDALLEQVPPGAVVAGWSLGGLLAQLMAVRDPARVARLALIATTPCFVRKKAWAHGQPAALLTAFAAAVDEDPAGVLPRFSALINQGDHQQRALARQLAPLAHPPLPATPALARGLAWLKDLDLRPLAPRIHQPTLVLHGDQDPLMPLGAGAWLADHLPQARRVTVPGAAHVPFLADPESTARALAELIQDGEPRP, from the coding sequence GTGAGCGGCCCCGCCGCCTCCCCCTCTGCCCTGGTACTGATCCACGGCTGGGGCCTGGACAGCCGGGTCTGGCAGGGTCTGCTGTCCCCTCTCCATGCCTACCTGGGCCGGGACTTTCCCCTGATATGCCTGGATTTGCCCGGCTACCAGGGCCGCCCGGACCTGGAAGACCCCATCGCCCGCAGCGTGGACGCCCTGCTGGAACAGGTGCCCCCCGGCGCCGTGGTGGCCGGCTGGTCCCTGGGGGGCCTGCTGGCCCAGCTCATGGCGGTACGGGACCCAGCCCGGGTGGCCCGGCTGGCCCTGATCGCCACCACCCCCTGCTTTGTCCGGAAAAAAGCCTGGGCCCACGGCCAACCCGCCGCCCTGTTAACCGCCTTTGCCGCCGCCGTGGACGAAGACCCGGCCGGGGTGCTGCCCCGCTTTTCCGCCCTGATTAACCAGGGGGACCACCAGCAGCGGGCCCTGGCCCGCCAACTGGCGCCCCTGGCCCACCCTCCCCTGCCCGCCACCCCGGCCCTGGCCCGGGGCCTGGCCTGGCTCAAGGACCTGGATCTGCGCCCCCTGGCGCCCCGCATCCACCAGCCCACCCTGGTGCTGCACGGGGACCAGGACCCCCTCATGCCCCTGGGAGCCGGGGCCTGGCTGGCGGACCATCTGCCCCAGGCCCGGCGGGTCACGGTGCCCGGCGCCGCCCATGTGCCCTTTCTGGCTGATCCGGAAAGCACCGCCCGGGCCCTGGCAGAACTGATTCAGGATGGGGAGCCCCGGCCTTGA
- the bioC gene encoding malonyl-ACP O-methyltransferase BioC, with product MIRPADKILVRRSFDRAAATYDRAAQLQRQVCEALAARLDGAPQGPLLDAGCGTGYGARLLARRFPDQPLILADFAPAMLGLARQAQPTASNTAALQNPVGAPIGLPVCADVESLPLKSASLGLYWSSLTLQWCDLPRALGEAHRVLFPGGRLAVSTLGPGTFQELRQAFAGVDPHRHVLPFRDAPAGAAAALAAGFYGVRAERLQFRLHYPNLRQLLRAIKDVGANQVGGPRRPVLMGKAAWRTVEAAYERCRTPQGLPLSYDVVLLTGHK from the coding sequence TTGATCCGCCCTGCCGACAAAATCCTAGTGCGCCGCTCCTTTGACCGGGCCGCCGCCACCTATGATCGGGCCGCCCAGTTGCAGCGTCAGGTCTGCGAAGCCCTGGCCGCCCGCCTGGACGGCGCCCCCCAGGGCCCCTTGCTGGACGCGGGCTGTGGCACGGGTTACGGCGCCCGGCTCCTGGCCCGGCGCTTTCCCGACCAGCCCCTGATCCTGGCGGACTTCGCCCCGGCCATGCTGGGCCTGGCCCGTCAGGCCCAGCCCACGGCCAGCAACACGGCGGCCCTGCAAAATCCGGTGGGCGCCCCCATCGGCCTGCCGGTCTGCGCCGACGTGGAAAGCCTGCCCCTGAAATCCGCCAGCCTGGGCCTGTACTGGTCCAGCCTCACCCTGCAATGGTGCGACCTGCCCCGGGCCCTGGGAGAAGCCCACCGGGTGCTATTTCCTGGGGGACGACTGGCGGTGAGCACCCTGGGGCCGGGCACCTTTCAGGAATTGCGTCAGGCCTTCGCCGGGGTAGACCCCCACCGCCATGTGCTGCCCTTCCGGGATGCCCCGGCGGGAGCCGCTGCCGCCCTGGCCGCCGGTTTTTACGGGGTACGGGCGGAACGCCTCCAATTCCGCCTCCATTACCCCAACCTGCGCCAGCTGCTGCGGGCCATCAAGGACGTGGGGGCCAATCAGGTGGGGGGCCCCCGCCGCCCCGTGCTCATGGGCAAAGCCGCCTGGCGCACCGTGGAAGCGGCCTACGAACGCTGCCGCACCCCCCAGGGCCTACCCCTGAGCTACGACGTAGTCCTGCTCACCGGCCACAAATAG
- a CDS encoding site-specific recombinase, with protein sequence MTRRESLESVLLRFAEAYEQPRSEGHGPRDTTPLFADLVDQLRPDRPEDGNAARERLHALCYLLETRPELQTALRQGVLDLFAQKKQVSLYVDSGVFPATGFFSETARRFSRSLLPDVIDTAYLKDVLGLMFRRGDDHLWVSRIGDGDWIGLIHAMGLLEAEDAAPGSALPPALAQLLEALRVLSYRISAIGLEPELLRVEPVIEEFESPFLAQNVEIQRFVGQFSRWWQERDFPAEDDRQILVLFDQCRTIRERIRTRAGREGTSLSLTFLLQRLRQHLERAETLLEILRDLREAPDLAGVLPRLVPFFKELVQAECRKNNLGDYWRQNVELLARRVADNAGRTGEHYITESRRDYFALLRSALLGGFVIAFMAWNKLELAKLHLPPLTEALSFCLNYGLGFVLIHILHGTVATKQPAMTANAIAASMDEASGANGSNAKARNLENLVSLIARLGRSQMAAIAGNVGLAIPMAMAIGYLFQLSTGHPLITPEKARHLLADVHPWASGAIIYAGIAGVCLFLAGLIAGYYDNLAAYNRIPQRLRQLGWLRRLLGEDRLDRVATYVEDNLGALAGNFFFGFLLGGVTALGTLLGLPLDIRHIAFSSAYLGFGEVALNFAVPTAALATAFLGVLAVGLANLSVSFGLALYVGLKARQVSFAQRRDLARLLWERLRHHPREFFLPPKH encoded by the coding sequence ATGACACGCCGGGAATCCCTGGAAAGCGTTTTGCTGCGCTTCGCCGAGGCCTACGAGCAGCCCCGGAGCGAAGGTCATGGGCCCCGGGACACCACGCCCCTCTTCGCCGATCTGGTGGATCAACTGCGTCCGGACCGGCCCGAGGACGGCAACGCCGCCCGGGAACGGCTCCACGCCCTGTGCTATCTCCTGGAAACCCGGCCCGAATTGCAAACCGCTCTGCGCCAAGGGGTGCTGGATCTGTTCGCCCAGAAAAAGCAGGTGTCCCTGTACGTGGATAGCGGGGTTTTTCCCGCCACCGGCTTTTTCTCCGAAACCGCCCGGCGCTTTTCCCGCTCCCTGCTCCCGGACGTAATCGACACCGCCTACCTGAAAGACGTGCTGGGCCTCATGTTCCGGCGCGGCGACGACCACCTGTGGGTAAGCCGCATCGGGGATGGGGACTGGATCGGCCTAATCCACGCCATGGGCCTTTTGGAGGCGGAGGACGCCGCCCCCGGTAGCGCCCTGCCCCCGGCCCTGGCCCAGTTGCTGGAAGCCTTGCGGGTCCTTTCCTACCGTATTTCCGCCATCGGTCTGGAGCCGGAATTGCTCCGGGTGGAGCCGGTGATCGAGGAATTTGAATCCCCCTTCCTGGCCCAGAACGTGGAAATCCAGCGCTTCGTCGGCCAGTTTTCCCGCTGGTGGCAGGAACGGGATTTCCCGGCGGAGGACGACCGGCAGATTCTGGTGCTCTTCGACCAGTGCCGCACCATCCGGGAACGCATCCGCACCCGGGCCGGCCGGGAAGGCACCAGCCTCTCCCTCACCTTTCTGCTGCAACGGCTGCGCCAGCACCTGGAACGGGCGGAAACCCTCCTGGAAATATTGCGGGACCTGCGGGAAGCGCCCGATCTGGCCGGGGTGCTGCCCCGGCTGGTGCCCTTTTTCAAGGAACTGGTCCAGGCCGAATGCCGCAAGAACAATCTGGGGGATTACTGGCGCCAGAATGTGGAATTGCTGGCCCGCCGGGTGGCGGATAACGCGGGGCGCACCGGGGAACACTACATTACGGAAAGCCGCCGGGATTACTTCGCCCTGCTCCGTTCCGCCCTGCTGGGGGGCTTTGTCATCGCCTTCATGGCCTGGAACAAGCTGGAACTGGCCAAGCTCCACCTGCCCCCCCTCACCGAGGCCTTAAGCTTCTGCCTCAATTACGGCCTGGGCTTCGTCCTCATCCACATTCTCCACGGCACCGTGGCCACCAAGCAGCCTGCCATGACCGCCAACGCCATCGCCGCCAGTATGGATGAGGCCAGCGGTGCCAACGGCAGCAATGCCAAGGCCCGCAATCTGGAAAATCTGGTGTCCCTTATCGCCCGCCTGGGCCGCAGCCAGATGGCGGCCATTGCGGGCAATGTGGGCCTGGCCATTCCCATGGCCATGGCCATCGGCTACCTCTTCCAGCTCAGCACGGGCCATCCCCTGATTACCCCGGAAAAGGCCCGGCACCTCCTGGCCGACGTCCATCCCTGGGCCAGCGGCGCCATTATTTACGCGGGCATTGCCGGGGTCTGCCTGTTCCTGGCCGGCCTCATCGCCGGGTATTACGACAATCTGGCGGCCTACAACCGTATTCCCCAGCGCCTGCGCCAACTGGGCTGGCTGCGCCGCCTCCTGGGGGAAGACCGGCTGGACCGGGTGGCCACCTATGTGGAAGACAATCTGGGGGCCCTGGCGGGTAATTTCTTTTTCGGCTTTCTCCTAGGGGGCGTCACCGCCCTGGGCACCCTCCTGGGCCTGCCTTTGGATATCCGGCACATTGCCTTTTCTTCCGCCTACCTGGGTTTTGGGGAAGTGGCCCTGAATTTCGCCGTGCCCACCGCCGCCCTGGCCACCGCCTTTCTTGGGGTGCTGGCCGTGGGGCTGGCCAATCTCAGCGTCAGTTTCGGGCTGGCCCTTTACGTGGGGCTCAAGGCCCGTCAGGTCTCCTTCGCCCAGCGCCGGGATCTGGCCCGCCTGCTCTGGGAACGGCTGCGCCATCATCCCCGGGAATTTTTCCTGCCTCCCAAGCATTGA
- a CDS encoding DUF2863 family protein, with product MKRPRFGSRSRLSRDVTQLCWLATGLAESGGRLEDAFWEPKLAALVDGLLESGGDEDITLALDRLYETQPRAHDELADMVESRAESCILRQESQEFDVLLIAAPILSWSRFTIPTATLPAAPLATLKVHLGAHVLAAGARLALCDYLFSPDQLPRSFADTRQLVAQLGLRALAGEDLAVDTRNLPETNRFLSDTRYLLGAVVVPRGQGLFFWNENDGNREVALSQWQSQAGPTLEPLMPGCAWEMVLPDAYHAACRAADRLSRPYSLRASVAFLQTVLNAPADQLHVAMGPFHDQRLEEYRIGFSFQDRPEVVHGVVWPLLGDEDENTDVAAEIEATLKDCGVTHLVCHEHRFPFEFCEDCGAPLYPNGEGELMHAELPEGEMEQQPPRLLH from the coding sequence ATGAAACGACCCCGCTTCGGTTCCCGCTCCCGTCTCTCCCGCGACGTCACCCAATTGTGCTGGCTGGCCACCGGCCTGGCCGAATCCGGGGGACGGCTGGAAGACGCTTTCTGGGAGCCGAAACTGGCGGCCCTGGTGGACGGCCTTCTGGAAAGCGGCGGGGACGAGGACATTACCCTGGCCCTGGACCGGCTCTATGAAACCCAGCCCCGGGCCCACGACGAGCTGGCGGATATGGTGGAATCCCGGGCCGAATCCTGCATCCTGCGCCAGGAAAGCCAGGAATTCGACGTGCTGCTCATCGCCGCCCCCATCCTCTCCTGGTCCCGCTTCACCATTCCCACCGCCACCCTGCCCGCCGCCCCCCTGGCCACCCTGAAGGTCCATCTGGGCGCCCATGTGCTGGCGGCCGGGGCCCGGCTGGCCCTGTGCGACTACCTCTTCAGCCCGGACCAGCTGCCCCGCAGCTTTGCCGATACCCGCCAGCTGGTGGCCCAGCTGGGACTCCGAGCCCTGGCCGGGGAAGACCTGGCGGTGGATACCCGGAATCTGCCGGAAACCAACCGTTTTCTCTCCGACACCCGCTATCTCCTGGGGGCCGTGGTGGTGCCCCGGGGCCAGGGGCTGTTTTTCTGGAACGAAAACGACGGCAACCGGGAAGTGGCCTTAAGCCAATGGCAAAGCCAGGCGGGCCCCACCCTGGAACCCCTGATGCCCGGCTGCGCCTGGGAAATGGTCCTGCCCGACGCCTATCACGCCGCCTGCCGGGCCGCAGACCGGCTCTCCCGCCCCTATTCCCTGCGGGCCTCCGTGGCCTTCCTGCAAACCGTCCTGAACGCCCCGGCGGACCAGCTCCACGTGGCCATGGGCCCCTTCCACGACCAGCGCCTGGAGGAATACCGCATCGGCTTTTCCTTCCAGGACCGGCCCGAAGTGGTCCACGGGGTGGTCTGGCCCCTCCTGGGGGACGAGGATGAAAACACGGACGTGGCGGCGGAAATCGAAGCCACCCTAAAGGATTGTGGCGTCACCCATCTGGTCTGCCACGAACACCGTTTTCCCTTTGAATTCTGCGAAGACTGCGGCGCTCCCCTCTACCCCAACGGGGAAGGGGAACTGATGCACGCCGAGCTACCGGAAGGGGAAATGGAACAGCAACCGCCCCGCCTGCTGCACTGA
- the bioA gene encoding adenosylmethionine--8-amino-7-oxononanoate transaminase, with protein sequence MSANQRLLERSLAAVWHPCTQMQHHLDGDGTPLIPIARGQGPWLYDFDGKRYLDGVSSWWVNLFGHANPRINAALKAQLDTLEHVILAGFTHEPVVELSERLAALTGGRLGHCSYGSDGASATEIALKMSHHYWRNTGHPEKDRYLCLENSYHGETVGALAVTDVSLFKEAYAPLVRPAGTVPSPDWRRAEAGETAADVARRAAAALEARLEKEHAQLAALIVEPLIQCAGGMAMHDPLYLKLARELCDRYGVHLICDEIAVGNGRTGTYFAHQQADIIPDFLCTSKGLTGGYLPLSVVLTTDKVYEAFLDEKVSRAFLHSHSYTGNALACRAALATLDIFQEDRVLERNREKSARFDALLAPLKDHPQVRHYRHRGMIFAFDVADAPADFSRRFYKACLAREILLRPFGNTVYFMPPYVVEEAELAFLSERAAAALEEALS encoded by the coding sequence ATGTCCGCCAATCAACGTCTCCTGGAGCGCAGCCTGGCTGCCGTGTGGCATCCCTGCACCCAGATGCAGCATCACCTGGATGGGGACGGCACGCCCCTCATTCCCATCGCCCGGGGCCAGGGCCCCTGGCTCTATGATTTCGACGGCAAGCGCTACCTGGACGGGGTGAGTTCCTGGTGGGTCAATCTTTTCGGCCACGCTAATCCCCGCATCAACGCTGCCTTGAAAGCCCAGCTGGACACCCTGGAACACGTGATTCTGGCCGGTTTCACCCATGAACCGGTGGTAGAACTGTCGGAACGGCTGGCCGCCCTCACCGGGGGCCGCCTGGGCCATTGCTCCTACGGCTCCGACGGGGCGTCCGCTACCGAAATCGCCCTGAAAATGTCCCACCATTACTGGCGCAACACGGGGCATCCGGAAAAAGACCGCTATCTGTGCCTGGAAAACAGCTACCACGGGGAAACGGTGGGGGCCCTGGCGGTCACGGACGTGAGCCTGTTCAAGGAAGCCTACGCGCCCCTGGTGCGCCCTGCGGGCACCGTGCCCAGCCCGGACTGGCGCCGGGCCGAAGCCGGGGAAACGGCGGCGGATGTGGCCCGACGGGCCGCCGCCGCCCTGGAAGCCCGGCTGGAAAAGGAACACGCCCAGCTGGCCGCCCTCATTGTGGAGCCCCTGATCCAATGCGCCGGGGGCATGGCCATGCACGACCCCCTCTACCTGAAGCTGGCCCGGGAACTCTGCGACCGCTACGGGGTGCACCTCATCTGCGACGAAATCGCCGTGGGCAATGGCCGCACCGGCACCTATTTCGCCCACCAGCAGGCGGACATCATTCCCGATTTTCTCTGCACCTCCAAGGGCCTCACCGGGGGCTACCTGCCTCTTTCCGTGGTGCTCACCACGGATAAGGTTTATGAAGCCTTCCTGGACGAAAAGGTGAGCCGGGCCTTTCTCCACTCCCATTCCTACACGGGCAACGCCCTGGCCTGCCGGGCGGCCCTGGCCACCCTGGATATTTTCCAGGAAGACCGGGTACTGGAGCGCAACCGGGAAAAATCCGCCCGGTTCGACGCCCTCCTGGCCCCCCTCAAGGACCATCCCCAGGTACGCCATTACCGGCATCGGGGCATGATCTTCGCGTTCGACGTGGCCGACGCCCCGGCGGACTTTTCCCGCCGTTTCTACAAGGCCTGTCTGGCCCGGGAAATTCTCCTGCGGCCCTTCGGCAACACGGTCTATTTCATGCCCCCCTACGTGGTGGAGGAAGCCGAACTGGCCTTCCTCAGCGAACGGGCCGCCGCCGCCCTGGAAGAGGCCCTGTCATGA
- a CDS encoding GNAT family N-acetyltransferase, which produces MPRILLRSPTLADQDEFLALAKASRALHRPWVSAPSTPEAFRDYLERMSQPENAAFLVCAANSGQIAGVINLTNIVLRVFRSGYLGYYAFAGFEGQGFMGSGLRAVVRHAFTQLKLHRLEANIQPSNVASIALVKACGFAQEGYSPRYLKIGNRWRDHERWAILAS; this is translated from the coding sequence ATGCCCCGTATTCTGCTTCGCTCCCCCACCCTTGCCGACCAAGACGAGTTCTTAGCGCTCGCAAAAGCCAGCCGGGCATTGCACCGGCCCTGGGTGTCCGCGCCATCCACACCAGAAGCGTTTCGCGACTATCTGGAGCGCATGTCTCAACCAGAAAATGCGGCTTTCCTGGTTTGTGCTGCCAACTCTGGGCAGATTGCAGGGGTAATTAATCTCACCAACATTGTGCTTCGCGTATTTCGCAGCGGCTATCTGGGTTACTACGCCTTTGCTGGCTTCGAGGGCCAAGGGTTTATGGGCAGCGGCTTGCGTGCGGTGGTGCGCCACGCTTTCACCCAGCTCAAACTCCATCGCCTTGAAGCCAACATTCAACCAAGCAATGTTGCGTCTATCGCCCTGGTTAAGGCCTGTGGTTTTGCTCAGGAGGGGTACTCACCGCGCTACCTCAAGATCGGCAATCGGTGGCGCGATCATGAGCGTTGGGCCATTCTCGCCTCCTAG
- the yaaA gene encoding peroxide stress protein YaaA, whose amino-acid sequence MILVLSPAKTLDFETPPQVPDFTLPPYLDQSALLVERLRQMTPADLSRLMGISDALAALNTARFQEWSPEMGPEAAKQAILAFNGDVYEGLAAATLSPEDLAWAQDHVRILSGLYGLLRPLDRIRPYRLEMGIRLDNLRGKDLYAFWGDQLTLALNDQLAANQDAPVLINLASEEYFKAVRPKLLKADILNCVFEDWKGGKYKIISFYAKRARGLMARHIVTHRLTRPEGLQSFTAEGYAFVPEVSDAKTYVFRRRLPEVQ is encoded by the coding sequence ATGATTTTAGTCCTCTCCCCGGCCAAGACCCTGGATTTTGAAACCCCGCCCCAGGTCCCCGATTTTACCCTGCCCCCGTACCTGGATCAGTCCGCCCTGCTGGTGGAACGGCTGCGCCAAATGACCCCGGCGGACTTAAGCCGGCTCATGGGCATCAGCGATGCCCTGGCTGCCCTGAACACGGCCCGTTTCCAAGAATGGTCCCCGGAAATGGGGCCGGAAGCGGCCAAGCAGGCCATTCTGGCCTTTAACGGGGATGTGTACGAAGGCCTGGCGGCCGCCACCCTGAGCCCGGAGGATCTGGCCTGGGCCCAGGACCATGTGCGCATTCTCTCCGGCCTTTACGGCCTGCTCCGGCCCCTGGACCGGATTCGCCCCTACCGGCTGGAAATGGGCATCCGCCTGGACAACCTGCGGGGCAAGGATCTCTATGCCTTTTGGGGCGACCAGCTGACCCTGGCCCTGAACGACCAGCTGGCGGCCAATCAGGATGCCCCGGTGCTCATTAATCTGGCCTCCGAGGAATATTTCAAGGCGGTGCGGCCCAAGCTTCTCAAGGCGGACATCCTGAACTGCGTCTTCGAGGACTGGAAAGGCGGCAAATACAAGATCATCAGCTTCTACGCCAAGCGGGCTCGGGGCCTCATGGCCCGCCACATCGTCACCCATCGCCTGACCCGGCCCGAGGGCCTGCAAAGCTTTACGGCGGAGGGCTACGCCTTTGTGCCGGAAGTTTCCGACGCCAAAACCTACGTATTCCGTCGCCGTCTGCCGGAGGTCCAATGA
- a CDS encoding PqiC family protein yields the protein MKSAAHLVCLALLTTLGACASAPPTRYVTLADDRAPQAGTATTPAIAVVRANVPELIDRPQLVLRQDPNHVVLSDQYRWAEPLRQAIPRLIAQDLGQILNSRRVAAVLPDDAGFPLDYKLTLEVQQLDALVGQGVDVDVLWRLEAPNGKSLTGRSTFRQPLAGTPEDPLTLVAAQRQALRRVAGEIGKAVRGRGSAEGR from the coding sequence ATGAAAAGCGCCGCCCACCTGGTTTGCCTGGCCCTGCTCACCACCCTGGGGGCCTGCGCCAGCGCGCCCCCCACCCGCTACGTCACCCTGGCGGATGACCGGGCGCCCCAGGCCGGAACCGCCACCACCCCCGCCATCGCCGTGGTCCGGGCCAATGTGCCCGAACTCATCGACCGGCCCCAGCTGGTACTGCGCCAGGACCCCAATCACGTAGTCTTAAGCGACCAATACCGCTGGGCCGAACCCCTGCGCCAGGCAATCCCCCGCCTCATCGCCCAGGACCTGGGCCAAATACTCAATTCCCGCCGGGTCGCCGCCGTCCTGCCGGACGACGCGGGCTTCCCCCTGGACTACAAACTCACCCTAGAAGTCCAGCAGCTGGACGCCCTGGTGGGCCAGGGCGTGGATGTGGACGTGCTCTGGCGCCTGGAAGCCCCCAACGGCAAATCCCTCACCGGCCGCAGCACCTTCCGCCAGCCCCTGGCCGGCACCCCGGAAGATCCTCTGACCCTAGTCGCCGCCCAGCGCCAGGCTTTGCGCCGGGTAGCGGGGGAGATTGGGAAGGCGGTTAGGGGGAGGGGAAGCGCTGAGGGGCGTTGA
- the bioF gene encoding 8-amino-7-oxononanoate synthase, with the protein MIWEDLGPQLDAIDAEGLTRRRRILDSNCGPEAVVDGRLLLAFCSNDYLGLANDPRIAQAMADGALRWGAGSGAAHLVSGHLRPHHELEEALAWFEARHRAIYFSTGYMANLALVPTLVGRGDAVFADKLNHASLIDAVQLCRAESHRYPHRDMAALERLLAASEARHKLIVTDAVFSMDGDMAPLDTLYELAEKYDAWLVIDDAHGFGVLGPHGQGSTGHFGLPPSGRVLYMGTLGKAAGVSGAFIAGSARVIEWLLQRARTYIFTTASSPAVACALLKSLDIIRGEEGDQRRAHLQTLIAHLRQRLAPLAEAAGWELAASETAIQPLIIGGNQETLAVAKALDERNIWVPAIRPPTVPKGHSRLRISLSAAHTLEQVDRLADALTDIAARHPAPAPAGASA; encoded by the coding sequence ATGATCTGGGAAGACCTGGGCCCCCAACTGGATGCCATCGACGCCGAAGGCCTGACCCGGCGCCGCCGCATTCTGGATTCCAACTGCGGACCGGAAGCGGTGGTGGATGGCCGCCTGCTCCTGGCCTTCTGTTCCAACGATTACCTGGGGCTGGCCAACGACCCCCGCATCGCCCAGGCCATGGCCGATGGGGCCCTGCGCTGGGGCGCGGGCTCTGGCGCCGCCCATCTGGTAAGCGGCCACCTGCGCCCCCACCATGAGCTGGAAGAAGCCCTGGCCTGGTTCGAGGCCCGACACCGGGCCATTTATTTCTCCACTGGCTACATGGCCAATCTGGCCCTGGTCCCCACCCTGGTGGGCCGGGGGGACGCGGTATTCGCCGACAAGCTGAACCACGCTTCCCTCATCGACGCGGTGCAGCTCTGCCGGGCCGAGAGCCACCGCTACCCCCACCGGGACATGGCCGCCCTGGAACGGCTGCTGGCCGCCTCCGAGGCCCGCCACAAGCTCATCGTCACCGATGCGGTATTCAGCATGGACGGGGATATGGCCCCCCTGGACACCCTTTACGAACTGGCGGAAAAGTACGACGCCTGGCTGGTCATTGACGACGCCCACGGCTTCGGCGTTCTGGGCCCCCACGGCCAGGGCTCCACGGGCCACTTCGGCCTGCCCCCTTCGGGACGGGTGCTCTACATGGGCACCCTGGGCAAGGCCGCCGGGGTTTCCGGGGCCTTTATCGCCGGCAGCGCCCGGGTCATTGAATGGCTCTTGCAACGGGCCCGCACCTATATTTTCACCACCGCCTCCAGCCCGGCCGTGGCCTGCGCCCTGTTAAAGAGCCTGGACATTATCCGGGGCGAGGAAGGGGATCAGCGCCGCGCCCACCTGCAAACACTGATCGCCCACCTGCGCCAGCGTCTGGCGCCCCTGGCGGAAGCCGCGGGCTGGGAGCTGGCGGCCTCGGAAACCGCCATCCAGCCCCTCATCATCGGCGGCAACCAGGAAACCCTGGCCGTGGCCAAGGCCCTGGACGAGCGCAACATCTGGGTGCCCGCCATCCGTCCCCCCACCGTGCCCAAGGGCCATTCCCGCCTGCGCATTTCCCTTTCCGCCGCCCACACCCTGGAACAGGTGGATCGGCTGGCGGATGCCCTGACGGACATCGCCGCCCGCCACCCCGCCCCGGCGCCCGCAGGGGCCTCGGCGTGA